A single Corynebacterium stationis DNA region contains:
- a CDS encoding M20 family metallo-hydrolase encodes MTQDWNERFLKDFEAMSANGATPGGGVERQAASEGDIKNREWFASLLSGLGAKVTYDDIGNQYGLFEFDAALPYVGLGSHLDSQPLAGRFDGAYGVLAGAHAAARLVERIKKSGEKPTRNIVVINWFNEEGSRFAPSMMGSSVFTGKMDLKTALESTDLSGTTVKEAISQANWQPVQTPPKVSEYAEIHVEQGKDLEHAGNQIGLVTATWGARKFQLTVNGEQGHTGSTLMADRKDALFGASLVIAEVRRLTDNYEPGQLQASVSQLTLEPNSPVTIAREVKFNVDLRSPDSQVLESAQEQLNSIIASAEEESKTAIEREQTHYWDLNPYPAAGIELSRDVVKELGISHQEIFTVAGHDSTNMKDLVPTVMLFVPSKDGISHNEAEYTTPEDCLAGVEIFTEVAAKLIFS; translated from the coding sequence ATGACTCAGGATTGGAATGAGCGATTCCTCAAGGACTTTGAAGCTATGAGCGCCAACGGCGCAACACCAGGAGGCGGAGTGGAACGCCAGGCTGCGAGTGAGGGAGATATTAAGAACCGTGAGTGGTTCGCTTCTCTCCTCAGTGGCTTAGGCGCGAAAGTTACTTATGACGACATTGGTAATCAGTATGGCTTGTTCGAATTTGATGCGGCGTTACCTTATGTCGGTCTCGGATCTCACCTAGATTCCCAGCCCCTAGCCGGGCGCTTCGATGGCGCCTACGGAGTTCTTGCCGGCGCACATGCAGCAGCGCGCCTCGTTGAGCGAATTAAAAAATCTGGGGAGAAGCCAACACGCAACATCGTGGTCATCAATTGGTTTAATGAGGAAGGCTCCCGCTTTGCGCCGTCGATGATGGGCAGTTCTGTATTCACCGGCAAGATGGATCTCAAGACCGCATTAGAGTCCACGGATCTATCCGGAACTACAGTTAAGGAAGCCATCTCTCAAGCCAACTGGCAACCGGTCCAGACACCGCCGAAGGTTTCAGAATATGCAGAAATTCACGTGGAACAGGGTAAAGACCTCGAACACGCAGGAAATCAGATTGGATTGGTGACCGCGACTTGGGGCGCACGTAAATTCCAGCTAACGGTTAACGGCGAGCAAGGCCATACTGGCTCCACTCTCATGGCTGACCGTAAGGACGCACTTTTTGGCGCCTCCCTCGTGATTGCAGAAGTGCGTCGCTTAACCGACAATTATGAGCCCGGACAACTACAAGCTTCAGTTTCTCAGCTCACGCTGGAACCAAACTCACCAGTCACCATCGCGCGTGAAGTGAAGTTCAACGTTGACCTGCGCTCACCAGACTCTCAAGTATTGGAGTCAGCACAGGAGCAACTTAACTCCATCATCGCATCGGCAGAGGAGGAGTCTAAGACCGCAATCGAGCGTGAACAGACACACTATTGGGACCTCAATCCATATCCAGCCGCAGGCATTGAACTCAGCCGCGACGTAGTTAAGGAACTCGGGATTTCCCACCAAGAAATCTTTACAGTGGCTGGCCATGATTCCACCAACATGAAGGATCTGGTCCCAACCGTCATGTTGTTTGTCCCCAGCAAGGATGGAATCTCTCACAACGAAGCTGAGTACACGACACCTGAGGACTGCCTTGCCGGCGTTGAAATATTTACCGAGGTTGCGGCAAAACTTATTTTCTCTTAG
- a CDS encoding aromatic amino acid transport family protein: protein MKFDESINPSKETESRITPWQAVALIFGTNIGAGILSLPYAGRNGGFLALFIALAIAGILTTLSMMYVAEVSLRTNKPLQLSGLAEQYLGHWGRWLVFAAIAVNGTGALIGYAAGSGELLDNLLGIPPTIGTLLFFALGTFIMYKGLEATGVAEAVITIAMAAIVVILVMWTFIGPGIEFENLWILRPYFIIPIMNLAVFTFMAQYVVPELARGMRDNHSDKIVPTIIGGMVATGITLAAVPFAALGLLGTNVSEVVTVSWGEELGPIAYYLANLFALFAMMTSFLAIGYTTMRNVLDIFHWPQHGWQRGVAVAMTVGLPLIITFAGFGGFVSALSYAGGIAGVVMSIIPVMLLHASRKYGDRNPEWSLGWTAHPILQATIIIVYGLAFLYSIGSIFGIVPAGWA from the coding sequence ATCAAGTTTGATGAATCTATCAATCCATCGAAAGAAACTGAAAGCCGCATCACGCCGTGGCAAGCTGTCGCTCTGATCTTCGGTACCAACATCGGTGCTGGTATTTTGAGCCTTCCTTATGCCGGCCGCAACGGTGGCTTCCTAGCGCTGTTCATCGCACTCGCAATCGCCGGTATTTTGACCACGCTGTCCATGATGTACGTGGCAGAGGTGTCACTGCGCACCAACAAGCCGCTGCAGCTGTCTGGTCTGGCTGAGCAGTACTTGGGCCACTGGGGACGCTGGCTGGTATTTGCCGCGATTGCGGTCAATGGCACCGGCGCGCTGATTGGTTATGCCGCCGGTTCAGGCGAACTGCTGGATAACCTGTTGGGCATACCGCCGACTATCGGTACGCTTTTGTTCTTCGCACTGGGTACATTCATTATGTACAAGGGCCTGGAAGCAACCGGTGTTGCCGAGGCCGTCATCACCATCGCGATGGCCGCCATTGTGGTCATCTTGGTGATGTGGACCTTCATCGGGCCTGGTATTGAGTTTGAGAATCTGTGGATTTTGCGTCCTTACTTCATCATCCCGATTATGAACCTGGCTGTGTTCACCTTCATGGCGCAGTACGTTGTGCCGGAGCTTGCCCGCGGTATGCGCGATAATCACTCGGACAAGATTGTTCCAACCATTATCGGCGGCATGGTCGCTACCGGTATTACCCTGGCTGCGGTTCCTTTTGCAGCGCTCGGTCTGCTGGGTACCAATGTGTCTGAGGTCGTCACCGTTTCTTGGGGTGAAGAGCTCGGTCCAATTGCTTATTACCTGGCTAATCTCTTTGCGCTGTTTGCAATGATGACGTCATTCCTCGCCATCGGCTACACCACCATGCGTAACGTCTTGGACATCTTCCACTGGCCACAGCATGGTTGGCAGCGTGGTGTTGCCGTTGCCATGACCGTTGGTCTGCCATTGATTATTACTTTCGCGGGTTTTGGCGGATTCGTCTCAGCTTTGAGCTACGCCGGCGGTATTGCGGGTGTAGTCATGTCCATCATCCCGGTGATGTTGCTGCACGCTTCCCGCAAGTACGGCGACCGCAACCCAGAATGGTCGCTGGGTTGGACCGCGCATCCGATCCTCCAAGCGACCATCATCATCGTTTACGGCCTGGCGTTCCTCTATTCCATTGGCAGCATCTTTGGAATTGTTCCCGCCGGCTGGGCGTAG
- a CDS encoding helix-turn-helix domain-containing protein — translation MKSLPIEPVASDIALVSRLRALRERRHFTLDQVAERTGFSKGFISRVERDLTSPSVQSLVTLCQVLGINPGQLLDSPEVSVVKFDAAPRVDLGGAGIIERLLTPRTQREIQIIHMSVEAHGHGEEEPYTMDCHIESIHVIKGSFVVKTSAEEFTLEAGDTLTFPGAEPHTWHNPTGDSAEVLWVLSGVS, via the coding sequence ATGAAGTCTCTTCCCATAGAACCCGTCGCAAGCGACATTGCCCTGGTCAGCCGCCTGCGCGCACTGCGCGAACGCAGGCATTTCACCCTGGATCAGGTTGCAGAGCGCACCGGATTTTCCAAGGGATTCATCTCCCGCGTGGAACGCGACCTGACCAGCCCATCAGTGCAATCACTGGTCACCTTGTGCCAAGTCTTAGGCATCAATCCAGGCCAGCTGCTCGATAGCCCCGAAGTATCCGTGGTGAAATTCGATGCTGCCCCACGGGTCGACTTGGGCGGCGCCGGCATCATCGAACGCCTGCTCACTCCACGCACCCAACGTGAAATTCAAATCATCCACATGTCAGTAGAAGCCCACGGCCACGGTGAAGAAGAGCCCTACACCATGGATTGCCATATTGAATCCATCCATGTCATCAAAGGCAGCTTCGTTGTTAAAACCTCCGCAGAGGAATTCACCTTAGAAGCCGGCGACACCCTGACCTTCCCCGGGGCCGAACCCCATACCTGGCACAACCCCACCGGTGACAGCGCCGAGGTGCTGTGGGTCTTATCCGGGGTCTCATAA
- the gabT gene encoding 4-aminobutyrate--2-oxoglutarate transaminase — translation MKDFDYHLPQERRVVTDGMGEKSAAINARREAAIARALTPGLPGYVVAADGGVLVDADDNSYIDFASGIAVTSVGASNKRVADAVAKAAAQFTHTCFMVSPYESYVAVCEKLNQLTPGDHEKKSVLLNSGAEAVENAVKIARKYTGKNAVAVFDYGYHGRTNLTMSMTAKNKPYKTGFGSLASDVHRVPMSYPARDGLKGDQAAARAIKVLDQQVGPENLACVVIEPVQGEGGFIVPAEGFLPAIAQWCRDNDVVFIADEIQSGFGRTGQWFASENEQVIPDLVTTAKGIAAGMPLSGVTGRAEIMDSPIPGSLGGTYGGNPVACAAALAAIEEFETHDLPGRAREIEAIVREYFEPLLELESVLDVRGRGAMMAIELINGEVTNEIAAACKKQGILILTCGLDGNVIRLLPALTIPEHLLREGLEILTTEIREALA, via the coding sequence ATGAAGGACTTCGATTACCACCTGCCGCAGGAGCGTCGAGTAGTCACTGATGGAATGGGAGAAAAGAGCGCTGCGATTAATGCGCGCCGAGAGGCAGCCATTGCCCGTGCCCTGACCCCAGGTCTGCCTGGATATGTCGTTGCTGCAGATGGTGGTGTCCTGGTTGATGCAGATGACAACTCATACATCGATTTCGCATCCGGCATTGCTGTGACGTCCGTTGGTGCTTCCAATAAGCGAGTTGCAGATGCTGTGGCTAAGGCCGCCGCACAATTTACCCACACCTGTTTCATGGTCTCCCCATATGAGTCCTACGTGGCGGTGTGTGAAAAGCTGAACCAGCTCACCCCCGGTGACCATGAGAAGAAATCTGTTCTTCTTAACTCCGGTGCTGAGGCAGTAGAAAACGCGGTCAAGATTGCCCGCAAGTACACCGGCAAGAATGCCGTGGCAGTATTTGATTACGGCTACCACGGTCGCACCAACCTGACCATGTCCATGACGGCTAAGAACAAGCCTTACAAGACCGGTTTTGGCAGCTTGGCTTCCGATGTTCACCGCGTACCAATGTCATACCCAGCGCGTGATGGCTTGAAGGGTGATCAGGCTGCTGCACGTGCAATCAAGGTGCTGGACCAGCAGGTTGGACCTGAAAACCTGGCGTGTGTTGTTATCGAGCCAGTTCAGGGTGAGGGCGGTTTCATCGTTCCTGCTGAAGGCTTCTTGCCGGCGATTGCGCAGTGGTGTCGTGACAACGATGTTGTCTTCATCGCTGATGAAATTCAGTCCGGCTTCGGCCGCACTGGACAGTGGTTCGCGTCTGAGAATGAGCAGGTCATCCCAGACCTGGTAACCACCGCTAAGGGTATTGCTGCTGGTATGCCCCTATCTGGTGTGACTGGCCGTGCGGAAATCATGGACAGCCCAATCCCAGGTTCTTTGGGCGGTACCTACGGCGGCAACCCAGTTGCTTGTGCCGCAGCGCTCGCTGCCATCGAAGAATTCGAGACCCATGATCTTCCAGGTCGCGCACGCGAAATCGAAGCAATCGTTCGCGAGTACTTTGAGCCATTGCTCGAGCTGGAATCCGTCCTGGATGTCCGCGGACGTGGCGCCATGATGGCTATTGAGCTCATTAACGGTGAGGTCACCAATGAAATTGCTGCTGCATGTAAGAAGCAGGGCATCCTCATCTTGACCTGTGGTCTGGACGGCAACGTCATTCGTTTGCTGCCTGCGTTGACCATCCCGGAGCACCTGCTGCGTGAAGGTCTGGAAATCCTTACCACGGAAATCCGCGAGGCTCTCGCCTAA
- a CDS encoding thiamine pyrophosphate-binding protein — protein MTTRNGGDLVVETLQALGIKDVFGIPGQHALGLFDALSRSSLNFYSSRMENNAAFAAEGYARATGNPAALFLSTGPGALTSLAGLQEAYATGVPMIVVSSQIPAAGLGARRKGMLHQLDEQTESVRNVTKYQATVQQAAAIPSVLEDAYREAMTAPQGPVWVEVPQDILLESQDTAHGLPAITAATTAAEINQPEAHHALVSRAAELINANSTVIVAGGGVRRSGAGELLVQLAEKIDAPVVCTVGGNTALPLDHPLAVHFIEDRHVTDLMDSAETLLVLGSSLGEVTSNYFTMKPTGTIIQVDAESKVLSSNHPSLGIRADISTFLAQLLPAVDTATHAGADKAAEVNTKVAERMSELGLEHEQQVMDAIREAVPDDMQTYWDMTIAAYWAWNVWDAKDGEFHSAQGAGGLGYGFPAALGGALGLGQRTFALAGDGSSLYSTSELAAAVQHDIPVTWLIVDDGGYGILREYMNEAFGKATATELARPDFVKLAESFGVPAFRAEKETLQEVLSQALDAESGPNVVVLETHLKMWELT, from the coding sequence ATGACTACTCGCAATGGCGGCGACCTGGTTGTTGAAACCCTGCAAGCGCTGGGCATCAAGGATGTCTTTGGCATCCCTGGCCAGCACGCATTGGGGCTTTTTGATGCCCTGTCGCGCAGTTCTTTGAACTTTTACTCCAGCCGCATGGAGAACAATGCAGCCTTTGCGGCTGAGGGTTATGCACGTGCGACCGGCAACCCGGCGGCACTGTTTTTGTCCACTGGCCCCGGCGCGCTGACCTCGCTTGCTGGGCTCCAGGAGGCTTATGCCACTGGCGTGCCAATGATTGTGGTGTCTTCGCAGATTCCGGCCGCGGGCCTGGGCGCGCGCCGCAAAGGCATGCTGCACCAGCTGGATGAACAGACAGAATCCGTGCGCAACGTAACCAAATATCAGGCGACGGTGCAGCAGGCTGCTGCCATTCCAAGCGTTCTGGAAGATGCTTACCGTGAGGCAATGACTGCGCCGCAGGGGCCAGTGTGGGTGGAGGTCCCGCAGGACATCTTGTTGGAATCTCAGGACACCGCGCATGGGCTACCGGCGATTACCGCCGCGACCACCGCGGCGGAGATCAACCAGCCGGAAGCACACCACGCACTGGTGAGCCGCGCGGCGGAACTGATTAACGCGAACTCCACCGTCATTGTTGCCGGCGGCGGCGTGCGTCGCTCCGGCGCGGGTGAACTGCTAGTGCAGTTGGCGGAAAAAATTGATGCGCCGGTGGTGTGCACTGTCGGTGGTAACACTGCCCTGCCGTTGGATCATCCACTGGCCGTGCATTTTATCGAAGACCGCCATGTCACAGACCTGATGGATAGTGCTGAAACCCTGCTAGTGTTGGGCAGCTCCCTGGGTGAGGTGACGTCCAATTACTTCACTATGAAGCCAACTGGCACCATCATCCAGGTGGATGCTGAGTCCAAGGTCTTGTCTTCAAATCATCCTTCACTGGGTATTCGCGCGGATATCTCCACTTTCTTGGCGCAGCTGCTTCCAGCGGTAGATACTGCAACGCATGCTGGCGCGGACAAGGCAGCTGAAGTAAACACCAAGGTGGCAGAGCGCATGAGCGAGCTTGGACTGGAGCATGAGCAGCAGGTCATGGATGCAATTCGGGAGGCTGTGCCGGATGACATGCAGACCTATTGGGATATGACCATCGCTGCTTATTGGGCGTGGAATGTGTGGGATGCCAAGGACGGCGAATTCCACTCGGCACAAGGCGCCGGTGGCCTAGGCTATGGCTTCCCCGCCGCCTTGGGCGGCGCACTAGGACTGGGCCAGCGCACCTTTGCGCTGGCCGGTGACGGCTCTTCCCTTTACTCCACTTCAGAACTAGCAGCCGCAGTCCAGCATGATATTCCGGTGACTTGGCTGATTGTGGATGATGGCGGCTACGGCATCTTGCGCGAGTACATGAATGAAGCTTTCGGCAAAGCTACCGCTACGGAGCTCGCGCGTCCTGACTTTGTAAAACTCGCAGAGTCCTTCGGCGTTCCAGCGTTCAGGGCAGAAAAAGAGACCCTGCAAGAAGTACTGTCACAAGCACTTGATGCAGAGTCTGGCCCCAACGTTGTAGTGTTGGAAACCCACTTGAAGATGTGGGAGCTAACCTAG
- a CDS encoding sodium:solute symporter, with amino-acid sequence MEWLNVAVLALYLVGMIAFGVWGARRISNTADYLVAGRNLGGTLYAGTMVAVVLGGASAVGGIGLGYAYGISGFWLVTAIGVGVLVLSLAFAPALQRLRIFTVSQMLTLRYGTESTQASSLIMLAYTLMLAATSSGAYASVFVVLFGWERWLSILVGGAVVLIYATVGGMWSITLADMGQFIIMTIGVFMLMLPISLSQAGGWSGLQGRLDAEFFDIGGMGLQSIITYFVIYTLGLLIGQDIWQRVFTAKTPGVARLGGTAAGVYCILFGVAGAIIGMAAAVLLPGIEVRDDVFASVALEVLPVGIGGIALAAGVAAMMSTASGGLIAAATVVQADVIPLLKGMSEKRGPRKLTPMEVVKVADASAARAEQAEEDVNINRRWVLIFGVIVLFIAMAVPDVVAALTIAYDILVGGLLVAIIGGLVWKRGTGAGATWAMITGSVGTLITMGVLEIRAENRFDGVFANEPIYVGLILSAFVYVAVSLATKPTDPEVLAAWIKRTKEGAPSLEQVEEDARGIEEELLKKV; translated from the coding sequence ATGGAATGGCTCAACGTTGCAGTTTTGGCTCTATACCTAGTCGGCATGATTGCCTTCGGAGTTTGGGGAGCACGTAGAATTAGCAATACCGCTGACTACCTTGTTGCCGGGCGCAACCTGGGCGGAACTTTGTACGCGGGCACGATGGTGGCCGTCGTTCTTGGTGGTGCTTCAGCTGTGGGTGGAATCGGTCTTGGTTATGCCTACGGCATCTCAGGATTCTGGCTCGTGACCGCCATCGGCGTCGGCGTATTGGTGTTGAGCTTGGCGTTTGCGCCGGCATTGCAGCGGCTGCGTATCTTCACGGTCTCGCAAATGTTGACCTTGCGCTATGGCACTGAATCCACGCAAGCGTCCTCGCTCATCATGTTGGCCTATACATTGATGCTGGCCGCAACATCTTCCGGAGCTTATGCTTCGGTTTTCGTGGTTCTCTTCGGATGGGAGCGGTGGCTTTCCATTCTGGTCGGCGGCGCCGTGGTGTTAATTTATGCCACTGTCGGCGGTATGTGGTCGATCACCTTGGCAGATATGGGGCAATTTATCATCATGACCATTGGTGTCTTTATGCTGATGTTGCCGATTTCGCTGTCGCAGGCAGGCGGCTGGTCCGGACTGCAGGGCCGCTTGGATGCTGAGTTCTTTGATATCGGCGGCATGGGTCTGCAATCCATCATTACCTACTTTGTCATCTACACACTGGGGTTATTGATCGGCCAGGATATTTGGCAGCGCGTGTTCACTGCGAAGACCCCAGGTGTTGCTCGTTTGGGTGGTACTGCGGCTGGTGTTTACTGCATTCTCTTCGGCGTGGCTGGCGCGATCATTGGCATGGCTGCAGCCGTTCTCTTACCGGGCATCGAAGTTCGTGATGATGTCTTTGCATCCGTTGCTTTGGAAGTTCTGCCTGTCGGCATCGGCGGCATCGCTCTTGCCGCTGGCGTGGCTGCGATGATGTCCACTGCCTCGGGCGGGTTGATAGCTGCAGCTACCGTGGTTCAGGCAGATGTCATCCCGCTGTTGAAGGGGATGTCGGAAAAGCGCGGACCCCGCAAGCTAACGCCTATGGAAGTGGTCAAGGTTGCGGATGCTTCGGCAGCACGCGCGGAGCAAGCCGAAGAAGACGTGAATATCAACCGCCGCTGGGTACTCATCTTTGGCGTCATCGTGCTGTTTATCGCCATGGCGGTACCGGATGTGGTCGCGGCGTTGACCATTGCTTATGACATCCTCGTCGGTGGTCTTTTGGTTGCCATCATCGGTGGGCTGGTATGGAAGCGGGGTACCGGCGCAGGCGCAACATGGGCGATGATTACTGGCTCCGTGGGCACGCTCATCACCATGGGTGTCCTGGAGATTCGTGCAGAAAACCGCTTCGATGGTGTCTTTGCTAATGAGCCAATCTATGTTGGTCTGATTTTGTCAGCATTCGTCTACGTGGCGGTATCGCTTGCTACCAAACCAACCGACCCAGAAGTGCTGGCCGCATGGATTAAGCGGACCAAAGAAGGCGCGCCTTCCCTGGAACAAGTTGAGGAAGACGCGCGCGGAATTGAAGAGGAACTGTTGAAGAAGGTCTAG
- a CDS encoding PucR family transcriptional regulator has translation MLEFEWLFNQGALEVNPICPSTAATFSGVQTNELEDATEFIQQDSVVLTIAIAFANREDELAAYLAHLAEAGAVAVGIGTGLIFPTVPESVIAAAQELGIGLFEVPRQISFISIVAAVHQEQSRRNDIAQRRLLAAQEKLTHTATRGNLTELLHEAAYFIDVELSIINERDDVVASTAPPAKRKYFSSYEMTSHGERQHTLKVDSDHPINAEDRSLIRHCAGLADMLLARPVELRQARNELNSFALRLSLGLPDTTSPSQMLPTTLDFPRDKEGFTRPVVALADDTRSLERGKLALDANLEDRGQFLYVAQLDPLSFLVLFRGDAELQEMLDLFAGSLRRLRVAIGKRIHATELSSDHVEELVARARPLPLGEYLSPRSQSMPWLNSEVVRAALASRRRETINVLRTIDAERNLDLARTLSVYLRKGGQLNQTAEALKIHRHTARNRIAQIEQLCEVDLSEPTVFAELLFAVVQDTDTDLD, from the coding sequence ATGCTGGAATTTGAGTGGTTGTTCAACCAAGGCGCCTTGGAAGTCAACCCGATCTGCCCGTCCACTGCCGCCACATTTTCTGGTGTTCAGACCAATGAGTTGGAAGATGCCACGGAGTTCATTCAGCAGGATTCTGTAGTTCTCACCATTGCAATTGCGTTTGCCAACCGCGAGGATGAGCTCGCTGCCTACCTTGCCCACCTGGCTGAGGCCGGTGCGGTGGCGGTGGGTATTGGTACGGGTCTGATATTTCCTACTGTGCCGGAGTCGGTAATTGCGGCCGCACAGGAACTTGGCATTGGTTTATTTGAGGTCCCACGTCAGATCTCATTTATCTCCATCGTTGCTGCAGTCCACCAGGAACAAAGCCGCCGCAACGATATTGCGCAGCGCCGGCTTTTGGCCGCGCAGGAAAAACTCACGCATACTGCTACCCGCGGTAACCTCACGGAATTGCTGCATGAGGCTGCTTATTTCATTGATGTTGAGCTCTCCATCATTAATGAACGCGACGATGTAGTGGCTTCTACCGCCCCACCAGCCAAACGTAAGTACTTCAGTTCTTATGAGATGACCTCCCATGGCGAGCGGCAGCACACGCTGAAGGTGGATTCTGATCATCCCATCAACGCCGAAGATCGCTCATTAATCAGGCACTGCGCTGGCCTGGCAGACATGTTGCTTGCTCGCCCGGTGGAGCTGCGCCAAGCACGCAATGAGCTCAATTCTTTTGCCCTGCGTTTGAGCTTAGGCCTGCCGGATACCACCTCACCTTCGCAGATGCTGCCCACGACCTTGGATTTTCCGCGTGACAAGGAAGGTTTCACGCGCCCGGTAGTGGCACTCGCCGATGACACCCGCAGCCTTGAGCGCGGCAAGCTCGCTCTAGATGCGAACCTGGAAGACCGCGGGCAGTTTCTTTATGTCGCTCAATTAGACCCACTGAGTTTTCTAGTCTTATTCCGCGGCGATGCCGAACTACAAGAAATGCTCGACCTCTTCGCCGGCTCACTTCGCCGCTTGCGCGTGGCCATTGGCAAACGCATCCACGCCACCGAACTGTCTTCAGATCACGTTGAGGAACTCGTCGCGCGTGCTCGCCCACTTCCGTTGGGTGAATATCTCTCCCCGCGCAGCCAATCCATGCCCTGGCTCAACTCCGAAGTCGTACGCGCCGCACTGGCCAGCCGACGCCGCGAAACCATCAACGTGCTGCGCACCATCGACGCCGAACGCAATCTGGACTTAGCCCGCACATTATCCGTCTACTTAAGAAAAGGCGGGCAGCTCAACCAAACCGCCGAAGCACTCAAAATCCACCGCCACACCGCCCGCAACCGCATCGCACAAATTGAACAGCTCTGCGAAGTCGACCTTTCAGAGCCCACAGTCTTTGCGGAACTACTCTTCGCAGTTGTCCAAGATACCGACACCGACCTGGACTAA
- the speB gene encoding agmatinase, with translation MLEIPRVEEGGHIGPVNSALVPRYSGESTYALLPRLRDIEAQDRQAGIKVVGVPFDSGVSYRPGARFGSNHVRQSSRLLRPYNPATDTAPFAQTQVVDAGDMAVNPFNINEAIEAIQQDAMDLTADGSSLMTIGGDHTIALPLLRAASARAKEPVALLHFDAHLDTWDTYFGADYTHGTPFRRAVEEGVLDTEGICHVGTRGPLYGKKDLEDDRRFGFGIVTSSDVFRQGVDEIIAKLRDRVGKRPLYISVDIDVLDPAHAPGTGTPEAGGLTSRELLEIIRGLRGLNIVGADVVEVAPSYDHAEITGVAASHVAYDLITLMADLRANTQRA, from the coding sequence ATGCTAGAGATTCCACGCGTTGAAGAAGGCGGCCACATCGGCCCAGTTAATTCGGCCTTGGTTCCGCGCTACAGTGGCGAATCCACCTATGCCCTACTGCCGCGCTTACGCGATATTGAGGCGCAGGACCGACAAGCTGGCATCAAGGTAGTCGGCGTTCCTTTTGACTCCGGTGTCTCCTACCGCCCCGGTGCGCGCTTTGGTTCCAACCATGTGCGCCAGTCTTCCCGCCTGCTGCGCCCATACAATCCAGCGACGGATACTGCGCCTTTCGCGCAGACCCAGGTGGTGGACGCGGGTGACATGGCGGTTAATCCTTTCAACATCAATGAGGCCATTGAGGCTATCCAGCAAGACGCCATGGATCTCACCGCGGATGGTTCATCACTGATGACCATCGGTGGTGACCACACCATTGCACTGCCGCTGCTGCGTGCGGCATCGGCGCGCGCGAAAGAGCCGGTTGCACTGCTGCATTTCGATGCCCACTTGGACACCTGGGATACCTACTTCGGTGCGGACTACACCCACGGCACACCATTTCGCCGCGCGGTGGAAGAAGGCGTGTTGGATACAGAGGGCATCTGCCACGTGGGCACCCGCGGCCCGCTCTATGGCAAGAAGGACTTGGAAGATGACCGCCGCTTTGGTTTCGGCATTGTTACCTCCTCGGACGTGTTCCGTCAGGGCGTGGATGAAATCATCGCTAAGCTGCGTGACCGCGTGGGCAAGCGCCCGCTGTACATCTCTGTGGACATTGACGTCCTTGATCCTGCTCATGCCCCTGGCACCGGCACCCCCGAAGCTGGCGGACTGACCTCGCGTGAGTTGCTGGAAATCATCCGTGGCCTGCGCGGGCTCAACATTGTTGGCGCTGATGTCGTGGAGGTTGCTCCTTCCTACGACCATGCGGAAATTACCGGTGTTGCGGCATCACACGTGGCCTATGACTTGATTACGTTGATGGCTGACCTGCGCGCGAATACCCAGCGCGCTTAG